In the Devosia sp. SL43 genome, one interval contains:
- a CDS encoding polysaccharide deacetylase family protein, giving the protein MSAKYAVIRAMFEVLWLSRLPDLIRALSRSRGVIFTLHRILPQEPADFSPNAILQVQPDFLEYVIERVRDLGIDIVSLDEALERLAASSKGRPFVVLTFDDAYKDNLKYALPILRRQQAPFTLYVPTAFVDGVGELWWQAIEDIITPQQAIAMTVDGETDYIDTLTTGQKQSAFDTLYWQMRKMPEPERIELLRKFATAYGYDLDLQCRELIMDWQELRHFAGEPLCTIGAHTVHHYELAKLPVEQARNEMAQSADILLAQFGVRPTHFSYPLGGPLSAGQREFDLAKELGFRSAVTTRPGGLYPRHAKTPEALPRVSLNGYFQSRRYVDVFATGAIFSAMGKVTG; this is encoded by the coding sequence ATGTCAGCCAAGTACGCGGTCATCCGGGCCATGTTCGAAGTGCTCTGGCTGTCTCGTCTGCCGGACCTGATCCGGGCGCTGTCGCGGTCGCGTGGGGTGATCTTCACGCTGCATCGGATCCTCCCGCAGGAACCGGCCGACTTCTCGCCCAACGCCATCCTGCAGGTGCAGCCCGATTTCCTCGAATATGTCATTGAGCGAGTCCGCGATCTCGGCATCGACATCGTCAGTCTGGACGAGGCGCTGGAGCGCCTGGCCGCATCCAGCAAAGGCCGCCCCTTTGTCGTCCTGACCTTCGATGACGCCTACAAGGACAACCTCAAGTACGCGCTGCCCATCCTGCGCCGCCAACAGGCGCCCTTCACCCTCTATGTGCCGACGGCCTTCGTCGATGGGGTGGGGGAGCTCTGGTGGCAGGCCATCGAAGACATCATCACCCCCCAGCAAGCCATCGCCATGACCGTCGATGGCGAAACTGATTACATCGACACGCTCACCACAGGCCAGAAGCAGTCGGCCTTCGACACGCTCTACTGGCAGATGCGCAAGATGCCCGAGCCAGAGCGCATCGAACTGCTGCGCAAGTTCGCCACCGCCTATGGCTATGATCTCGACCTGCAATGCCGCGAACTCATCATGGACTGGCAGGAGCTGCGCCATTTCGCCGGTGAGCCGCTCTGCACCATCGGCGCCCATACCGTGCACCACTACGAACTGGCCAAGCTACCGGTCGAGCAGGCCCGAAACGAGATGGCGCAGTCGGCCGATATCCTGCTCGCCCAGTTCGGCGTGCGGCCAACCCATTTTTCCTATCCGCTGGGCGGGCCACTTTCGGCCGGCCAGCGCGAATTCGACCTGGCCAAGGAACTCGGCTTCCGTTCGGCAGTGACCACGCGACCGGGCGGCCTCTATCCACGACATGCCAAAACGCCGGAGGCTTTGCCGCGCGTCTCGCTCAACGGTTACTTCCAATCCCGCCGCTATGTTGATGTTTTCGCTACCGGAGCGATCTTTTCGGCAATGGGCAAGGTGACGGGCTAG
- a CDS encoding DUF2842 domain-containing protein translates to MTQRNRKLIGVFLILGSIVAWLSIFTSVYLAFPPGLPIWVLMPYFVVAGMGWLYPAMWIIRWMAKPDA, encoded by the coding sequence ATGACCCAGCGTAACCGCAAGTTGATCGGCGTCTTCCTGATCCTCGGCTCGATCGTGGCCTGGCTCAGCATCTTCACGTCGGTTTACCTGGCCTTCCCGCCCGGCCTGCCGATCTGGGTGTTGATGCCCTATTTTGTGGTGGCGGGGATGGGCTGGCTCTATCCGGCAATGTGGATCATCCGGTGGATGGCCAAGCCGGACGCTTAG
- a CDS encoding COX15/CtaA family protein: MTSVHNAALSQTSYASDRLRPVRIWLYGMAAFVLLMVVVGGITRLTESGLSITSWKPISGTIPPLSDADWQAEFQAYQQIPQYQVNNTWMTLDDFKYIFFWEYLHRLLGRILGVLFLVPFLVFLVQKRFTAQLAWPLFGLFVLGGFQGALGWWMVSSGLTELTSVSQYRLAAHLTAASLLFIALIYVPRSLEPGRVAGPVTGQNRASAAILLVLIVLQIGAGAFVAGLDAGMGYNTWPLMDGTLVPDGMGIMQPFWRNLFENNLTVQFIHRTIAYVITAYVAVLLWQQSKMGGFKGVHGWLPRLALLIVLQVVLGIMTLLHAVPISLAVGHQALAFMLAGVTMAYIADMRRAGGRTIAVS, translated from the coding sequence GTGACCTCCGTCCACAATGCCGCACTCAGCCAGACCAGCTATGCCAGCGACCGGTTGCGCCCGGTCCGCATCTGGCTCTACGGCATGGCGGCTTTCGTGCTGCTTATGGTGGTCGTCGGCGGTATCACGCGCCTTACAGAATCTGGCCTGTCCATCACCAGCTGGAAGCCCATATCGGGCACGATCCCGCCGCTGAGCGATGCCGACTGGCAGGCCGAGTTCCAAGCCTACCAGCAGATCCCGCAATACCAGGTCAACAACACCTGGATGACGCTGGACGACTTCAAATACATCTTCTTCTGGGAATATCTGCACCGCCTGCTGGGGCGCATCCTCGGCGTGCTGTTCCTCGTGCCATTCCTGGTCTTCCTCGTGCAGAAGCGCTTCACTGCGCAACTGGCCTGGCCGCTGTTCGGCCTGTTCGTGCTCGGTGGCTTCCAGGGCGCCCTCGGTTGGTGGATGGTTTCCTCCGGCCTCACCGAATTGACCTCGGTGTCGCAATATCGCCTGGCCGCGCATCTGACGGCAGCATCGCTGCTGTTCATCGCGCTGATCTATGTCCCGCGTTCCCTCGAGCCCGGCCGGGTGGCGGGCCCCGTTACCGGCCAGAACAGGGCGTCGGCGGCCATCCTGCTGGTGCTGATCGTCCTGCAGATCGGGGCAGGGGCCTTCGTCGCCGGGCTCGATGCCGGCATGGGCTACAACACCTGGCCGCTGATGGATGGCACTCTCGTGCCCGATGGCATGGGCATCATGCAGCCCTTCTGGCGCAATCTGTTCGAAAACAACCTGACGGTGCAGTTCATCCACCGCACTATCGCCTATGTCATCACCGCCTATGTCGCCGTGCTGCTCTGGCAACAGAGCAAGATGGGCGGCTTCAAGGGCGTCCACGGCTGGCTGCCGCGCCTGGCGTTGCTCATCGTGCTGCAGGTCGTGCTCGGCATCATGACGCTGCTCCACGCCGTGCCGATTTCGCTGGCAGTGGGGCACCAGGCATTGGCCTTCATGCTCGCCGGGGTGACCATGGCCTATATCGCGGACATGCGGCGCGCAGGCGGTAGAACGATTGCGGTATCATAA
- the rplM gene encoding 50S ribosomal protein L13, with protein sequence MSTYSAKPSEIEKKWILIDANGLVVGRVASIIASRLRGKHKPTFTPHMDMGDNIVVINADKVKLTGRKLDQHKFYWHTGFPGGIKDRSARELLEGRFPERVLENAVRRMMPGGPLTRAQLKNLRVYAGAEHPHEAQNPATLDVAAMNPKNARVK encoded by the coding sequence ATGAGCACTTACTCGGCAAAACCGAGCGAGATCGAAAAGAAGTGGATCCTCATCGACGCCAATGGCCTCGTTGTTGGTCGTGTCGCTTCGATCATCGCTTCGCGTCTGCGCGGCAAGCATAAGCCTACCTTCACCCCGCACATGGACATGGGCGACAACATCGTTGTCATCAATGCCGACAAGGTGAAGCTGACCGGCCGCAAGCTGGACCAGCACAAGTTCTACTGGCACACCGGCTTCCCCGGCGGCATCAAGGACCGTTCGGCCCGCGAGCTGCTGGAAGGCCGTTTCCCCGAGCGCGTGCTCGAGAACGCCGTCCGCCGCATGATGCCTGGCGGCCCGCTGACCCGTGCCCAGCTCAAGAACCTCCGCGTCTATGCCGGCGCTGAGCATCCCCACGAAGCGCAGAACCCAGCCACGCTGGACGTTGCTGCGATGAATCCCAAGAATGCGCGGGTGAAGTAA
- the rpsI gene encoding 30S ribosomal protein S9 produces the protein MAETINSLEDLGTSTVAPVNTAPVHVQKLDAQGRAYATGKRKNAVARVWIKPGKGTVTVNGREFATYFARPVLQLIVKQPIVATERTDQYDVVVTVAGGGLSGQAGAVRHGISKALNFFEPALRPVLKKGGFLTRDSRVVERKKYGKAKARKSFQFSKR, from the coding sequence ATGGCCGAAACCATCAACTCTCTCGAAGATCTCGGCACCTCGACTGTTGCTCCTGTGAACACCGCTCCGGTGCACGTGCAGAAGCTCGACGCCCAGGGCCGCGCCTATGCCACCGGCAAGCGCAAGAACGCCGTTGCTCGCGTCTGGATCAAGCCAGGCAAGGGCACCGTCACGGTCAATGGTCGTGAATTCGCCACCTACTTCGCCCGTCCGGTTCTGCAGCTGATCGTCAAGCAGCCGATCGTCGCGACCGAACGCACCGACCAGTACGACGTCGTCGTCACTGTCGCCGGTGGTGGTCTGTCCGGTCAGGCCGGTGCCGTTCGTCACGGCATCTCCAAGGCCCTGAACTTTTTCGAGCCGGCCCTGCGCCCTGTGCTCAAGAAGGGTGGCTTCCTGACCCGCGACAGCCGCGTCGTCGAACGCAAGAAGTACGGCAAGGCCAAGGCCCGCAAGTCCTTCCAGTTCTCGAAGCGCTAA
- a CDS encoding SdpI family protein — translation MPKAHHILGAMQILITRFHLLLLAVTVAITGVAFFRVPADYAFAAHWSGSAADWLWPRDALFVAPLLQVMLLVKFLVIGRLLTKNQYAKSQHILDPALTLIMLVVGACQLGLLLTGIGSDLDFIRLTGFVLGAALLVLAVVLFEAERHTYAGLRMPWPISSERAWRWVHRVTGLAFGLAGGGLLALAWLDAGAGALVLGFVAALYGPTTIAGLTTALFRRT, via the coding sequence TTGCCCAAGGCTCACCACATCCTCGGCGCCATGCAGATATTGATCACCCGCTTCCACCTGCTGCTGCTTGCCGTGACCGTGGCGATAACCGGCGTGGCCTTCTTCCGCGTTCCGGCCGATTACGCCTTTGCCGCCCACTGGTCGGGCAGCGCCGCCGACTGGCTCTGGCCGCGCGACGCGCTGTTCGTGGCGCCACTGCTGCAGGTGATGCTGCTGGTCAAATTCCTGGTCATCGGTCGCCTGCTGACCAAGAACCAATACGCCAAGTCCCAGCATATCCTCGATCCGGCCCTGACGTTGATCATGCTCGTGGTCGGCGCCTGTCAACTCGGGCTGTTGCTGACGGGCATCGGCTCCGACCTCGACTTCATCCGGCTGACCGGATTTGTGCTGGGTGCCGCGCTGCTTGTGCTGGCTGTCGTACTGTTCGAAGCCGAACGCCACACCTATGCCGGTCTGCGCATGCCCTGGCCGATCAGTTCCGAGCGTGCCTGGCGCTGGGTGCATCGAGTGACGGGCCTGGCCTTCGGCCTCGCCGGTGGGGGGCTGCTGGCCCTCGCCTGGCTCGACGCCGGGGCAGGGGCGCTGGTTCTGGGTTTCGTGGCTGCCCTCTATGGACCCACCACCATTGCCGGATTGACGACGGCCTTGTTCCGTAGAACCTGA
- a CDS encoding VOC family protein, which produces MLDHLGLRTNQFDTLLTFYKAALAPLGYSVMMEYPGTAGLGREYPDFWIGADDKGGSNIHLAFKTNDRAVVDAFHAAALANGGTDNGGPGKRDYTPNYYAAFVIDPDGNNLEIVCHSEE; this is translated from the coding sequence ATGCTCGATCACCTTGGCCTGCGCACCAACCAGTTCGACACCTTGCTGACCTTCTACAAGGCCGCTCTGGCGCCCCTCGGCTATTCCGTGATGATGGAATATCCCGGCACAGCCGGCCTCGGTCGCGAATACCCCGATTTCTGGATCGGCGCGGACGACAAGGGCGGCTCGAACATCCACCTGGCCTTCAAGACCAACGACCGCGCAGTGGTCGATGCGTTCCACGCGGCGGCTCTCGCCAATGGCGGCACGGACAATGGCGGTCCGGGCAAGCGGGACTACACGCCGAACTATTATGCAGCGTTTGTCATCGACCCCGACGGCAATAATCTCGAAATCGTCTGCCACTCTGAAGAGTAG
- a CDS encoding glycosyltransferase, which produces MKRIALVTIGTQGDVQPYLALAIALKERGYSVVLGASEEFQGMVEGYGIEFHTLGPSIQSFLTQQRFENAMSQSMLINGPSLLKQGQQIVDTAARHAWHMCQGADMLILNMNTSFGIDIAEALHIPAIMVALQPLNSTSEFPLCIYYGADFGPAFNKLTYTAMTVQQIYYNLPRNKLRRELMGLDARKKGGFFRNTDGTSLTTLYAYSPVVSPRPRDWPKSALVTGYWQLKDRTDWQPSAAFQKFLSEGEAPVYIGFGSMPFGAERNTKILKEAVAMWGGRAVVARGWGGINPDDLPDSVFAIEKAPHDKLFKYVSAVVHHGGAGTTSAGLHLGRPTFVVPQTVDQPYWGRRVYELGCGPKPVRLRKLTSEILAGALADLSTNEDYRRNATDIAEQLHAEDGAEKAIKVIERVMANYVPRLPKVKKVRKAKPALKLVG; this is translated from the coding sequence TTGAAGCGCATTGCCCTCGTCACGATCGGCACGCAAGGCGACGTTCAACCCTATCTGGCATTGGCCATCGCGCTCAAGGAGCGGGGCTACTCTGTCGTCCTTGGCGCCTCCGAGGAATTCCAGGGCATGGTCGAGGGCTATGGCATCGAGTTCCACACGCTGGGACCATCGATCCAGTCCTTCCTGACCCAGCAGCGATTCGAAAATGCGATGAGCCAGTCCATGCTCATCAACGGGCCGTCCTTGCTCAAACAGGGCCAGCAGATCGTCGATACGGCAGCGCGCCACGCCTGGCATATGTGCCAGGGCGCCGACATGCTGATCCTGAACATGAATACCAGTTTTGGCATCGACATCGCCGAAGCGCTGCATATCCCCGCCATCATGGTGGCGCTGCAGCCGCTGAATTCGACCAGCGAATTCCCGCTCTGCATCTACTACGGCGCCGATTTTGGTCCGGCTTTCAACAAGCTGACCTATACGGCGATGACCGTGCAACAGATCTACTACAACCTGCCGCGCAACAAGCTGCGCCGCGAGTTGATGGGCCTGGATGCGCGCAAGAAGGGCGGCTTCTTCCGCAATACGGACGGGACGTCACTGACGACGCTCTACGCCTACTCACCGGTGGTCTCGCCGCGCCCGCGCGATTGGCCCAAGAGCGCGCTGGTCACCGGCTATTGGCAGCTCAAGGACCGGACCGACTGGCAGCCGTCAGCCGCGTTCCAGAAATTCCTCTCCGAGGGCGAGGCTCCGGTCTATATCGGCTTCGGCTCGATGCCGTTCGGGGCGGAGCGCAATACCAAGATCCTCAAGGAAGCCGTCGCCATGTGGGGCGGACGCGCCGTGGTGGCGCGCGGCTGGGGCGGCATCAATCCGGATGATCTGCCAGACTCGGTGTTCGCCATCGAGAAGGCGCCGCACGACAAGCTGTTCAAGTATGTCTCGGCCGTGGTGCACCATGGCGGCGCCGGCACGACGTCGGCAGGCCTGCATCTGGGGCGCCCGACATTCGTCGTACCGCAGACGGTGGACCAGCCCTATTGGGGCCGCCGCGTCTACGAGCTGGGCTGTGGACCCAAGCCGGTGCGGCTGCGCAAGCTGACCTCGGAGATCTTGGCCGGGGCGCTGGCGGACCTCTCGACAAACGAAGACTATCGCCGCAACGCCACCGATATTGCCGAGCAGCTGCATGCCGAGGACGGCGCGGAAAAGGCCATCAAGGTGATCGAGCGGGTGATGGCCAACTACGTGCCGCGCTTGCCCAAGGTCAAAAAGGTGCGCAAGGCCAAGCCGGCGCTGAAGCTGGTCGGTTGA
- a CDS encoding LL-diaminopimelate aminotransferase, which yields MSADFHKIRRLPPYVFAHIDPLKAKARAEGVDVIDLGMGNPDMPTPQHIVEKLQETVNNPRTHRYSTSRGIPGLRKAQASYYGRRFGVKLNPDTQVVATLGSKEGFANMASAITAPGDVVLVPNPTYPIHSFGFIMSGGVVRSMPADPNEDFLRSLDRAVRHSIPKPIALVLNYPANPTAYTATLDFYTEVVKYCKANDIFILSDLAYSEIYFDENEPPPSVLQVPGAIDITVEFTSMSKTYSMPGWRVGFAVGNERLIAALARVKSYLDYGAFTPIQVAAASALNGSDDVIDEVRKIYKSRRDVMVESFARSGWDIPVPKATMFAWAPIPAQFAHLGSLEFAKLLIQETGVGVAPGVGFGEYGDQYIRLAFVENEQRIRQAARNVKKLLGSKPGAGNVVPLVG from the coding sequence ATGAGCGCAGACTTCCACAAAATCCGCCGTCTTCCGCCTTACGTTTTTGCCCATATCGATCCGCTCAAGGCCAAGGCGCGCGCCGAGGGTGTCGACGTTATCGACCTCGGCATGGGCAATCCGGACATGCCGACGCCCCAGCACATCGTCGAAAAGCTGCAGGAAACGGTCAACAACCCGCGCACCCATCGCTATTCGACCTCGCGCGGCATTCCTGGCCTGCGCAAGGCCCAGGCCAGCTATTACGGTCGCCGCTTCGGGGTGAAGCTCAATCCCGACACCCAGGTCGTCGCGACCCTGGGCTCCAAGGAAGGTTTCGCCAACATGGCGTCGGCCATCACCGCCCCCGGCGACGTGGTGCTGGTGCCCAACCCGACCTATCCGATCCATTCCTTCGGTTTCATCATGTCGGGCGGGGTGGTCCGCTCCATGCCCGCTGATCCGAATGAGGATTTTCTGCGCTCGCTCGATCGCGCCGTGCGCCACTCGATCCCCAAGCCGATCGCGCTGGTGCTGAACTACCCGGCCAATCCGACCGCCTATACCGCCACGCTCGATTTTTACACCGAGGTGGTCAAGTATTGTAAGGCCAACGACATCTTCATCCTCAGCGATCTCGCCTATTCCGAGATCTACTTCGACGAGAACGAACCGCCGCCGTCGGTGCTGCAGGTGCCCGGCGCCATCGACATCACGGTGGAATTCACCTCGATGTCCAAGACCTATTCCATGCCTGGCTGGCGCGTCGGCTTCGCCGTCGGCAACGAACGCCTGATCGCGGCCCTGGCGCGTGTGAAGTCCTATCTGGACTACGGCGCGTTCACCCCGATCCAGGTCGCGGCGGCTTCAGCGCTGAACGGCTCTGACGACGTGATCGACGAGGTCCGCAAGATCTACAAGTCGCGCCGCGACGTCATGGTCGAAAGCTTTGCGCGCTCCGGCTGGGATATTCCGGTGCCGAAGGCAACCATGTTCGCCTGGGCCCCGATCCCGGCCCAGTTCGCCCATCTCGGTTCGCTCGAATTCGCCAAGCTCCTGATCCAGGAAACCGGCGTCGGCGTCGCACCGGGCGTCGGCTTCGGCGAATATGGCGACCAGTATATCCGCCTTGCCTTCGTCGAAAACGAACAGCGCATCCGCCAGGCCGCAAGGAATGTGAAGAAGCTGCTTGGCTCCAAGCCTGGGGCAGGGAATGTTGTGCCACTAGTTGGCTGA
- a CDS encoding iron-siderophore ABC transporter substrate-binding protein: MRLLLAIPFAFAATAAFAQDFPVTLDHAWGTTTIEAEPTRIVTWGWGNEDAVIALGVIPVGIPFKAYGGGDNGIQPWVEDALAAAGATPTVLENTDQPPFEQIAALAPDLIIAAYSGITEEQYKLMSAIAPTIAYSGEAWSTPWQDVTRTVGKALGKADEAEVLVTETTAWLTSEIAAHPELSDITFASANDYDGSMAVYAPLDARMKFLTDLGLTLDPSVAALAPADGQFYYPLSYELFDQLHGDIFVTYYEEQSALDEWLSTPQAQTYPPIVNGGLAALVGTENVAAVSPPTVLSLRWGFPTYLKVLSDAAHNVKKP, from the coding sequence ATGCGTCTACTCCTCGCCATCCCATTCGCCTTCGCTGCCACCGCAGCCTTTGCCCAGGACTTCCCGGTCACCCTCGACCACGCCTGGGGCACCACCACCATCGAGGCCGAGCCCACCCGCATTGTCACCTGGGGCTGGGGCAATGAAGACGCCGTCATCGCGCTTGGCGTGATCCCGGTGGGCATCCCGTTCAAGGCCTATGGCGGCGGCGACAACGGCATCCAGCCTTGGGTCGAGGATGCCCTGGCAGCAGCGGGCGCCACGCCCACCGTGCTCGAGAACACCGACCAGCCACCGTTTGAACAGATCGCCGCGCTGGCGCCGGACCTTATCATCGCCGCCTATTCCGGCATCACCGAAGAGCAGTACAAGCTGATGTCGGCCATCGCGCCGACCATTGCCTATTCCGGCGAGGCCTGGTCCACGCCCTGGCAGGACGTGACCCGTACTGTGGGTAAGGCCCTCGGCAAGGCCGACGAAGCCGAGGTGCTGGTGACTGAAACCACGGCTTGGCTGACGTCCGAGATTGCCGCCCATCCAGAGCTGTCGGACATCACCTTCGCCAGCGCCAATGATTACGATGGCTCGATGGCTGTCTATGCGCCGCTCGACGCCCGCATGAAGTTCCTCACCGATCTCGGCCTCACACTTGACCCCAGCGTGGCTGCGCTCGCCCCCGCCGATGGCCAGTTCTACTACCCGCTAAGCTATGAACTGTTCGATCAGCTCCACGGCGATATCTTCGTCACCTACTACGAAGAGCAGTCCGCCCTCGACGAATGGCTGTCCACACCGCAGGCACAGACCTATCCGCCCATCGTCAACGGCGGTCTTGCTGCTCTCGTCGGCACCGAGAACGTCGCCGCCGTCTCGCCACCCACCGTCCTGTCGCTCCGCTGGGGCTTCCCGACCTACCTCAAGGTGCTGTCGGATGCAGCACACAATGTCAAAAAGCCTTGA
- a CDS encoding EamA family transporter, which yields MSPLVIGLALFAAIMHATWNAFLRSGADRLWTVTVMSFSGTIIAIPFAFVFPLPASAAWPYIVLSSALQVGYTFFLVAAYRQGQLGQVYPIVRGTAPLLVTLGTFLLTGLTPTPLQAIGVTMVAVGIMSLALGRGRASWTSLAFAFTTGVIVASYGTVDSIGVHVAEHAGAYAAWVFIGYGTLLPLAFLVARRKLVVNFRATETHKALGGGIVALFAYGLVVVAFSMGPAGPITALRETSVVFAILIGWLFLGEKLTAPRIVAGIVVAIGAICLGYGG from the coding sequence ATGAGCCCTCTGGTTATCGGCCTGGCACTGTTTGCCGCCATCATGCATGCGACCTGGAACGCCTTCCTGCGCAGCGGTGCCGACAGGCTCTGGACCGTCACGGTGATGAGCTTTTCCGGCACCATCATCGCCATCCCCTTCGCCTTTGTCTTTCCGCTGCCCGCGTCAGCCGCCTGGCCCTACATCGTCCTCTCGTCGGCACTACAGGTGGGCTACACCTTCTTCCTCGTTGCCGCCTATCGGCAGGGGCAGTTGGGGCAGGTCTACCCCATCGTCCGTGGCACGGCGCCACTGCTGGTCACCCTAGGCACCTTCCTCCTCACCGGTCTCACACCGACGCCATTGCAGGCCATTGGCGTCACCATGGTCGCCGTCGGCATCATGAGTCTGGCGCTGGGACGGGGCAGGGCGTCGTGGACCTCGCTTGCCTTCGCCTTCACCACCGGCGTGATCGTGGCCAGCTACGGCACGGTCGATTCGATCGGCGTCCACGTGGCCGAGCATGCCGGCGCCTACGCGGCCTGGGTGTTCATCGGCTACGGCACGCTGCTGCCGCTGGCTTTCCTGGTGGCACGCCGCAAGCTGGTGGTGAACTTCCGCGCCACGGAAACCCACAAGGCGCTCGGCGGCGGCATTGTCGCGCTGTTTGCCTATGGCCTGGTGGTCGTCGCCTTCTCGATGGGACCGGCCGGACCCATCACTGCCCTGCGCGAAACCAGCGTGGTTTTCGCCATCCTCATCGGCTGGCTGTTCCTCGGCGAGAAGCTCACAGCGCCCCGCATCGTCGCGGGTATCGTCGTCGCGATAGGGGCGATTTGTCTCGGCTATGGTGGATGA